A genomic segment from Bartonella ancashensis encodes:
- a CDS encoding MerR family transcriptional regulator, whose protein sequence is MDKSLDAFRTISEVAELLGLPQHVLRFWETRFPQIKLLKRGGGRRYYRPTDVALLSGIKQLLYGQGYTIKGVQRLLKENGASFVVAVGSNDVDAMRILMEKKQAKKSSEETQDKSKKETALGFFEFIKGEEEKIGVANSYQDKSDGVLLQEILLELVECKRILDKAR, encoded by the coding sequence ATGGACAAGAGCCTTGATGCTTTTCGCACGATTAGCGAAGTTGCTGAGTTATTGGGGCTTCCTCAGCATGTGTTGAGATTTTGGGAAACGCGTTTTCCTCAGATTAAGTTATTGAAGCGTGGTGGGGGGCGGCGTTATTATCGCCCTACAGATGTTGCCTTACTCAGTGGTATCAAGCAGCTACTTTATGGGCAGGGATATACTATAAAAGGCGTTCAGCGCCTTTTAAAGGAAAACGGTGCCTCTTTTGTTGTTGCGGTCGGGAGTAACGATGTTGATGCTATGCGTATTTTAATGGAGAAAAAACAAGCAAAAAAAAGCTCTGAAGAGACTCAAGATAAATCAAAAAAGGAGACGGCACTCGGTTTTTTTGAATTTATAAAGGGGGAAGAAGAAAAGATTGGTGTTGCCAATAGTTATCAAGATAAAAGTGATGGGGTTTTGTTGCAAGAGATACTTCTCGAGCTCGTTGAGTGTAAGCGCATACTTGATAAGGCACGGTAA
- a CDS encoding integration host factor subunit alpha codes for MKVKIMASKAVTRADLASAVCRKVGLSHSESVALIEFILSEISNSLVRGESVKLSSFATFQVRSKSERIGRNPKTGVEAPIPPRRVVTFKAANILKQRILDAHYVKTKNTLMRSDKFKQSGFR; via the coding sequence TTGAAGGTGAAAATAATGGCAAGTAAGGCGGTAACGCGTGCGGATCTGGCGAGTGCGGTTTGTAGAAAAGTGGGCTTGTCGCATTCTGAATCGGTAGCTTTGATCGAGTTCATTCTGAGTGAGATTAGTAATTCACTTGTAAGGGGTGAATCAGTTAAGTTATCTTCTTTTGCAACTTTTCAGGTACGTAGTAAAAGTGAACGAATTGGGCGTAATCCAAAAACGGGTGTTGAGGCACCTATTCCGCCGCGGCGTGTTGTGACATTTAAGGCTGCTAATATACTTAAGCAGAGGATTTTAGATGCGCATTACGTAAAAACTAAAAATACTCTTATGAGATCAGATAAATTTAAGCAGTCTGGTTTTCGTTAA
- the yidD gene encoding membrane protein insertion efficiency factor YidD gives MVSSLPQEKKAKSRNYAGHWKKTPGRLLGIALIRLYQITLSSFLGNQCRYQPTCSEYTYEAIARYGLWPGIWMGFFRILRCNPFGAHGFDPVPASLAPSCRFYKPWHYWKISAKRHK, from the coding sequence ATGGTCTCCTCTCTCCCACAAGAAAAGAAAGCAAAAAGTCGGAATTATGCAGGGCACTGGAAAAAAACTCCCGGACGGCTACTTGGCATAGCACTGATACGTCTCTATCAAATAACACTTTCTAGTTTTCTAGGAAATCAGTGCCGTTATCAACCAACCTGTTCAGAGTATACCTACGAAGCAATTGCGCGCTACGGTTTGTGGCCCGGCATCTGGATGGGTTTTTTTCGCATCTTACGCTGTAATCCATTTGGAGCACACGGCTTTGATCCGGTACCAGCTTCTCTTGCTCCTTCTTGTCGTTTTTACAAACCTTGGCATTACTGGAAAATTTCTGCAAAACGTCATAAATAG
- the thrS gene encoding threonine--tRNA ligase, whose amino-acid sequence MSCSVVLSFPDGSEHNYPSETTGLEFAESISKSLAKTAVAYSLNGKIRDLSDPLKESGKIEVITRDDPRALELIRHDCAHVLAEAVQELFPETQVTIGPVIENGFYYDFARPQPFTLDDLTTIEKKMREIIQRNEPFKKEIWSREKAKRIFSEKGEFYKVELIDAIPEDQYLNIYYQGNWFDLCRGPHMRSAGQIGNAFKLMKVAGAYWRGDANNPMLTRIYGTAFSNENDLKAYLHILEEAEKRDHRRLGREMDLFHFQEESPGMIFWHPKGWKIFQNLIGYMRRRLDDHQYAEVNAPQVLDKSLWETSGHWEWYKENMFKTIPASDNWDDNHVYALKPMNCPGHVQLFKHGLRSYRDLPVRLAEFGLLHRYEPSGSLHGLMRVRSFTQDDAHIFCTEEQLANECLSINNLILSTYADFGFNEVILKLSTRPKKRVGSDELWDHAEAIMTSVLKTIEQESEGRIKTDILPGEGAFYGPKFEYTLKDAIGREWQCGTTQVDFNLPERFGAFYIDKNSEKRQPVMVHRAVLGSMERFLGILIENFSGHMPLWLAPQQIIVASITSETNEYVKMVTTKLKVAGLSAESDLRNEKINYKIREHSLQKIPVLLICGKREAETGSVSIRRLGSTDQIASLSVEDVIKQLSKEATPPDIQRLINADKNNQLL is encoded by the coding sequence ATGTCTTGTTCTGTTGTTCTTTCTTTTCCCGATGGTTCAGAGCATAATTACCCTTCTGAAACGACAGGCTTGGAATTTGCTGAGTCCATTTCTAAATCTCTTGCAAAAACAGCTGTTGCGTATAGCCTTAATGGGAAAATCCGAGATCTTTCAGATCCATTGAAAGAATCCGGTAAAATTGAAGTTATTACCCGTGATGATCCACGCGCGCTTGAGCTGATACGCCACGATTGTGCACATGTTCTTGCTGAAGCAGTTCAGGAACTATTTCCTGAAACACAAGTCACAATTGGACCAGTTATTGAAAATGGTTTTTATTATGATTTTGCGCGTCCACAGCCATTTACCCTAGATGATCTTACAACCATCGAAAAGAAAATGCGTGAAATTATCCAGCGCAACGAACCTTTCAAAAAAGAAATTTGGTCTCGTGAAAAAGCTAAAAGGATTTTTTCTGAAAAGGGTGAATTTTACAAAGTTGAGCTTATTGATGCTATCCCTGAAGATCAATACTTAAATATTTATTATCAGGGAAATTGGTTTGACCTATGTCGTGGCCCCCATATGCGATCTGCTGGTCAAATTGGTAATGCTTTTAAACTTATGAAAGTTGCGGGTGCTTACTGGCGTGGTGATGCTAATAATCCCATGTTAACAAGAATTTATGGCACAGCATTTTCTAATGAAAATGATTTGAAAGCCTATCTTCACATATTGGAAGAAGCTGAGAAACGTGATCATCGTCGTTTAGGACGTGAAATGGATTTATTCCATTTTCAAGAAGAAAGTCCTGGAATGATCTTTTGGCATCCTAAAGGTTGGAAAATATTTCAAAATCTAATTGGCTATATGCGCAGACGCCTCGATGATCATCAATACGCAGAAGTCAATGCACCACAAGTTCTTGACAAATCACTCTGGGAAACATCTGGTCATTGGGAGTGGTATAAAGAAAATATGTTTAAAACAATCCCGGCTTCTGATAACTGGGATGATAACCATGTTTACGCGCTAAAGCCCATGAATTGTCCTGGTCACGTGCAACTTTTTAAACATGGTCTAAGGTCTTATCGCGATCTACCTGTAAGACTTGCCGAATTTGGTCTTCTCCATCGCTATGAACCTTCAGGCTCTTTGCATGGTCTCATGCGCGTACGTAGTTTTACACAAGACGATGCACATATTTTTTGTACAGAAGAACAATTAGCTAATGAATGCCTTAGTATTAATAATCTTATACTGTCCACTTATGCCGATTTTGGTTTCAATGAGGTTATTCTCAAGCTCTCAACGCGTCCCAAAAAACGCGTCGGATCCGATGAATTGTGGGACCATGCCGAAGCTATTATGACATCTGTCCTTAAGACTATTGAACAGGAATCTGAAGGGCGTATCAAAACAGATATTCTTCCCGGAGAAGGCGCATTTTATGGCCCTAAATTTGAGTACACCTTAAAAGATGCTATCGGCCGAGAATGGCAGTGTGGCACAACACAAGTAGACTTTAATCTTCCTGAACGTTTTGGCGCATTTTATATTGATAAAAATTCAGAAAAGCGCCAGCCTGTTATGGTTCACCGAGCTGTCTTGGGATCCATGGAGCGTTTTTTGGGGATACTCATTGAAAATTTTTCTGGACATATGCCACTTTGGCTTGCTCCTCAACAAATTATTGTTGCGTCTATTACATCAGAGACCAATGAATATGTAAAAATGGTTACCACAAAACTTAAAGTGGCTGGACTTTCAGCAGAATCAGACCTGCGCAACGAAAAGATTAATTATAAGATACGTGAACACTCTCTGCAGAAGATTCCTGTACTTTTGATATGTGGAAAACGTGAGGCTGAAACAGGAAGTGTAAGTATACGTCGTTTAGGAAGTACAGACCAGATAGCTTCTCTCTCCGTAGAAGATGTAATCAAACAGCTTTCAAAAGAAGCAACCCCACCGGATATACAACGCTTAATCAATGCAGATAAAAATAACCAACTGTTATGA
- the purN gene encoding phosphoribosylglycinamide formyltransferase, giving the protein MRTKSFIKGRSIYEKKVVIFISGNGSNMLSLIKESKAAGYPAEIVAVICDRPHAAGIEKARKYDLPVHVFDRTKYPSRDTHEESILDILAQYKPDFICLAGYMRLISSRFIKLYEGRILNIHPSLLPAFKGLHVHERVIEEGVKITGCTVHLVVEEMDAGKILAQAAVPVYHSDTAEILAQRVLKVEHELYPKALKFLIQNYIEEDVNTQQKLLSF; this is encoded by the coding sequence ATGAGAACAAAATCCTTTATAAAGGGACGCTCCATCTATGAAAAAAAGGTGGTTATTTTTATTTCTGGTAATGGATCTAATATGCTTTCTCTTATCAAGGAAAGTAAAGCTGCTGGTTATCCTGCTGAAATTGTAGCTGTTATTTGCGACAGGCCTCATGCTGCTGGTATTGAGAAAGCTCGCAAATATGACCTTCCCGTCCATGTTTTCGATCGTACAAAATATCCTTCTAGAGATACGCATGAAGAATCCATTCTGGATATCCTAGCTCAATATAAACCAGATTTTATCTGCCTCGCTGGTTACATGCGCCTCATCTCATCACGCTTTATAAAGCTCTACGAAGGAAGAATCCTCAACATCCACCCTTCCCTTTTACCTGCATTTAAAGGCTTGCATGTTCACGAAAGGGTGATAGAAGAAGGAGTCAAAATTACAGGCTGTACCGTTCACCTTGTCGTAGAAGAGATGGATGCAGGAAAAATTCTTGCCCAGGCTGCTGTTCCTGTATATCACAGCGACACGGCAGAAATTTTAGCACAAAGAGTTCTCAAAGTTGAGCACGAGCTTTATCCAAAGGCTTTAAAATTTTTGATCCAAAATTATATAGAGGAAGATGTAAATACACAGCAGAAGCTTTTATCTTTTTGA
- a CDS encoding beta-ketoacyl-ACP synthase III gives MIQSVVCGVGSALPEKKLSNDEITKFVETSDAWIVQRTGIRQRYIANENETTVSLGVQAAQAALINSGMTVQDIDCIILATSTPNHTFPASAVEIQHALGMKHGFAFDIQAVCSGFIFALATGDAYLRCGAVKRVLVIGSETFSRILDWGDRTTCVLFGDGAGAAILEAKEVKGDPFHDRGILSVKLRSDGMYKEKLYVDGGPSTTQTVGQLRMKGREVFKHAVGMITDVIDDCFDAVGIDPSQLDWFIPHQANKRIIEASAKKLGIKENKIVITVDQHGNTSAASVPLALTTAVQDGRVKKGNLILLEAMGGGFTWGAMLIRW, from the coding sequence ATGATCCAATCGGTTGTGTGTGGTGTAGGAAGTGCTTTACCTGAAAAAAAATTGTCAAATGACGAGATCACAAAGTTTGTTGAAACATCTGATGCGTGGATCGTTCAACGTACAGGAATTCGCCAACGTTACATTGCTAATGAAAATGAGACAACAGTTTCTTTAGGAGTGCAGGCTGCACAAGCCGCGCTTATCAACTCTGGGATGACAGTACAGGATATTGATTGTATCATTTTAGCAACATCAACACCTAACCATACTTTTCCTGCATCTGCTGTTGAAATTCAGCATGCTTTAGGAATGAAGCATGGTTTTGCTTTTGATATTCAAGCTGTTTGTTCTGGTTTTATTTTTGCATTGGCAACAGGGGATGCTTATTTGCGCTGTGGAGCCGTTAAAAGAGTTTTGGTAATAGGGTCAGAGACGTTTTCTCGAATTTTGGATTGGGGAGATCGTACAACATGTGTATTGTTTGGAGATGGAGCAGGAGCAGCTATTTTAGAAGCAAAAGAAGTTAAAGGTGATCCTTTTCATGATCGTGGAATATTGTCTGTAAAATTGCGCTCTGACGGTATGTATAAAGAGAAGCTTTATGTCGATGGTGGTCCTTCAACAACGCAAACTGTGGGTCAGTTACGCATGAAAGGGCGGGAGGTTTTTAAACATGCTGTTGGTATGATAACGGATGTAATTGATGATTGCTTTGATGCGGTTGGTATAGACCCTTCCCAATTAGATTGGTTCATACCCCATCAAGCAAACAAGCGTATCATTGAAGCATCTGCTAAAAAATTAGGGATCAAGGAAAATAAGATTGTTATTACTGTTGATCAACATGGTAATACATCTGCGGCATCTGTACCATTAGCTTTAACAACTGCTGTTCAGGATGGAAGAGTAAAAAAGGGGAATTTAATCTTGTTGGAGGCTATGGGAGGCGGATTTACATGGGGAGCAATGCTTATCCGTTGGTGA
- a CDS encoding alpha/beta hydrolase — protein MKNTRFLEYFMFFACVVLFSACYRTRAVLWHGIHSTPSMLSVQEEIENNKVFPKAIVPVYVATSRMMQDSYSQPYGEKRSKKVYYNRVDVGIPQKHVKGMVETNAYRPTHDKYFAAVSLQKYNNREEFKKQLNAVLAKQNDKNKEIFLFIHGYNNNFADGVFRAAQFSYDYSLNVVTVHYSWPSAGSMPLYVYDRDSANFARDGLIDLLTVISETDANYISVIAHSMGNFVIMEAFRTLALQGKYDPIRRITSFLMAAPDIDVDVFERQLKDIKILPRPTAVLVSRKDRALAISARLAGGHPRLGDGLNIDLFKKNRIAVLDVSNVDGGAHNVFASSPTLMALSRDGSLSSAIMQETKSSSSQAIFSDSSDSLQDTTSFIFYTPMRILSSLFGQ, from the coding sequence ATGAAAAATACAAGATTCTTGGAATATTTTATGTTTTTTGCCTGTGTCGTTCTTTTTTCAGCTTGCTATAGGACGCGTGCTGTGTTGTGGCACGGGATTCATTCGACGCCTTCTATGCTTTCAGTACAGGAAGAAATTGAGAATAATAAAGTTTTTCCAAAAGCTATTGTTCCTGTGTATGTTGCCACAAGCCGTATGATGCAGGATAGCTACTCCCAACCTTATGGAGAGAAGCGATCAAAAAAGGTTTATTACAACCGTGTTGATGTAGGGATTCCACAAAAACATGTGAAGGGTATGGTTGAGACAAATGCCTATAGACCCACTCATGATAAGTATTTTGCAGCTGTATCTTTGCAAAAATATAATAATAGAGAGGAATTTAAGAAACAATTAAATGCTGTGTTGGCAAAGCAGAATGACAAGAACAAAGAAATATTTCTCTTTATTCATGGTTACAATAATAATTTTGCTGATGGCGTCTTCCGGGCAGCTCAATTTTCGTATGATTATTCTTTGAATGTTGTAACTGTACATTATTCGTGGCCTTCTGCTGGATCGATGCCCCTTTATGTTTATGATCGTGATAGTGCTAATTTTGCACGTGATGGGTTGATTGATCTTTTAACAGTTATCAGTGAGACAGATGCTAACTATATTTCGGTTATCGCGCACTCTATGGGTAATTTTGTCATAATGGAAGCATTTAGGACGTTAGCTCTGCAGGGAAAATATGATCCGATTCGCCGTATTACAAGCTTTTTAATGGCTGCTCCAGATATTGATGTAGATGTGTTTGAGCGCCAACTTAAAGATATTAAGATACTGCCTAGACCAACAGCTGTTTTAGTATCTCGTAAAGATAGGGCTCTTGCTATTTCAGCACGTTTAGCAGGGGGGCATCCTCGTTTAGGGGATGGCTTAAATATTGATCTGTTTAAGAAGAATAGAATAGCTGTCCTTGATGTTTCCAATGTTGATGGTGGAGCGCACAATGTATTTGCATCATCACCTACGTTAATGGCTCTTTCTCGAGATGGTTCTTTGTCCTCAGCAATCATGCAAGAAACAAAATCTTCTTCCAGTCAGGCTATTTTTTCTGATAGTAGCGATTCTTTGCAGGACACGACAAGCTTTATTTTTTATACACCTATGCGTATTCTATCTTCGTTGTTTGGTCAATAA
- a CDS encoding DsbA family protein: MIYQLQYLVVKSGVVFLVLALLGTSSVLDAKEKNPNSTLKNLEAQILEDPDFLSELSKKIMLNIDNRYIQNTIRNYLLQNPEIMIEMQLILQKKVDKQNITSLKEEIFHSPHDAIIGNPNGKIVLVEFFDYNCGYCKRSYSNIASLIKKYPDLKMIIKDLPILGPDSMAAHAVAYAFRKQFPHKYAQFHEKLVRDKGRTNEEKAMKIAISLGANEQSLRRIMQNSNLKEIFKENIQISSALNITGTPSYIIGDTVFVGAVENADLEKIIENVQGDVSFN, encoded by the coding sequence ATGATTTATCAACTTCAGTACTTAGTAGTAAAATCAGGTGTGGTATTTTTAGTACTAGCTCTATTAGGCACTTCATCAGTACTCGATGCGAAAGAAAAAAATCCTAACTCTACTTTAAAAAATCTTGAAGCACAAATTCTGGAAGATCCGGATTTTTTATCCGAGCTTAGCAAGAAAATTATGCTGAATATCGACAATCGTTATATCCAAAACACTATAAGGAATTATCTTCTTCAGAATCCAGAAATTATGATTGAAATGCAATTGATTCTTCAAAAAAAAGTAGATAAACAGAACATTACGTCACTTAAAGAAGAAATTTTTCACTCTCCCCATGACGCGATCATCGGGAATCCAAATGGTAAAATAGTTCTCGTCGAATTTTTTGACTATAATTGCGGCTATTGTAAACGTTCATATTCGAACATAGCAAGCTTAATAAAAAAGTACCCAGATTTGAAAATGATTATTAAAGATTTGCCAATCTTAGGTCCCGATTCGATGGCAGCACATGCTGTTGCATATGCCTTTCGAAAACAATTTCCTCATAAGTATGCTCAATTTCATGAAAAACTTGTAAGAGATAAGGGTCGTACTAACGAAGAAAAAGCTATGAAAATAGCTATTTCTCTTGGAGCAAATGAACAAAGTCTGCGCCGTATAATGCAGAATTCTAACTTAAAAGAAATTTTTAAAGAAAATATCCAAATTTCTTCTGCTCTGAATATCACAGGTACCCCCTCTTATATTATCGGTGACACCGTGTTTGTTGGAGCTGTAGAAAATGCTGATCTCGAAAAAATAATTGAGAATGTACAAGGAGATGTTTCTTTTAATTAA
- the folE gene encoding GTP cyclohydrolase I FolE: MKKNVANQFLSEKESPDLEKVQEAIRTLLSWIGEDPNREGLLDTPKRVIKVYSELFGGYNESAEEILGTVFEEVSGYDEAVLVKDISFYSHCEHHMLPIIGKAHVAYFPDTKIVGLSKIARIVDVFARRLQTQEAMTAQIADALKIHLQPRGVAVLVEAEHTCMSMRGVQKQGAITVTTRFLDCYEKNQSVQANFMEMIR; encoded by the coding sequence GTGAAAAAAAATGTTGCAAATCAGTTCTTGTCTGAAAAGGAGAGTCCTGATCTTGAAAAGGTACAAGAGGCGATTCGCACGTTGTTATCATGGATAGGGGAAGATCCAAATCGTGAAGGGCTTTTGGATACACCAAAGCGTGTTATCAAAGTCTACAGTGAACTTTTTGGTGGTTACAATGAATCAGCCGAGGAGATTTTAGGTACAGTTTTTGAAGAAGTTTCAGGATATGATGAAGCTGTTTTGGTAAAGGATATTTCATTTTACTCACATTGTGAGCATCATATGCTTCCAATCATTGGTAAGGCTCATGTAGCTTATTTTCCTGATACAAAAATTGTTGGTCTTTCAAAAATTGCACGAATCGTAGATGTTTTTGCGCGTCGTTTACAAACGCAGGAAGCTATGACAGCCCAAATAGCTGATGCTTTGAAAATACATCTGCAACCTAGAGGTGTTGCAGTATTGGTCGAAGCTGAACATACGTGCATGAGCATGAGAGGGGTGCAGAAACAAGGAGCAATAACAGTGACAACAAGGTTTTTAGATTGTTATGAAAAAAATCAAAGTGTACAAGCTAATTTCATGGAGATGATTCGCTGA
- the accB gene encoding acetyl-CoA carboxylase biotin carboxyl carrier protein — translation MVINKKNMTKDTKIDMEIIRDLAKILNETNLSNIELEQDGIRICVSRQGVLPPHEKTIYTAIPPHATTPPAAATTPSPAKEEKLSKNAITSPMVGTAYLAPSPGAQPFVEIGQNVSEGQTLLIIEAMKTMNHISSPRSGTVKAIFVKDSQPVEFEEPLIVVE, via the coding sequence ATGGTAATAAATAAAAAAAACATGACGAAAGACACAAAAATTGACATGGAAATTATCCGTGATCTTGCAAAAATTTTGAACGAAACAAATTTAAGCAACATTGAGCTTGAACAGGACGGAATTCGTATTTGTGTCTCACGCCAAGGTGTTTTACCTCCTCACGAGAAAACAATTTATACTGCCATTCCTCCTCATGCTACAACTCCTCCTGCTGCTGCAACTACACCATCCCCTGCAAAAGAAGAAAAATTGTCAAAAAATGCAATAACATCTCCGATGGTTGGTACAGCATATCTTGCACCTTCCCCTGGTGCACAGCCGTTCGTTGAGATAGGACAAAATGTTTCTGAAGGTCAGACATTACTTATCATTGAAGCAATGAAAACTATGAATCACATCTCATCACCACGTTCAGGAACTGTAAAGGCTATTTTTGTGAAGGATTCTCAACCTGTTGAATTTGAAGAACCACTCATTGTCGTTGAATAA
- the accC gene encoding acetyl-CoA carboxylase biotin carboxylase subunit: MIKKILIANRGEIAVRILRACKELGIKTVAIHSTADVDAMHVRLSDESVCIGPPSSRDSYLNIHQIIAACEITGADSVHPGYGFLSENAKFANILEAHNITFIGPTATHIQIMGDKIEAKKTAKSLGIPVVPGSDGAVTEETDALHIAQEIGYPVIIKASSGGGGRGMKVAHSEKELSIALHTARSEANAAFGDDAVYIEKYLEKPRHIEVQVIGDGAGHAIHLGERDCSLQRRHQKVWEEALSPALNEEERKKIGDIVANACAKLRYRGAGTIEFLYENGEFYFIEMNTRLQVEHPVTEAITGIDLVHEQIHIASGQGLSVTQDDVRFSGHAIECRINAENPINFMPSPGLITHFHTPGGLGIRVDSGVYSGYYIPPYYDSLIGKLIVHGRTRLECMMRLRRALDEFVVDGVKTTLPLFRDLIDNPDIEKGNYNIHWLEKYLSNKESFNSVEKNNL, from the coding sequence ATGATTAAAAAAATTCTAATCGCCAATAGAGGAGAGATTGCTGTCCGTATTCTGCGTGCCTGTAAGGAGCTTGGAATTAAAACTGTAGCTATTCACTCAACTGCTGATGTCGACGCTATGCACGTTCGTCTTTCCGATGAAAGTGTCTGTATTGGACCTCCATCTTCTCGTGATTCTTATTTAAACATTCATCAAATAATCGCTGCCTGTGAAATCACAGGAGCAGATTCTGTTCACCCTGGATATGGATTTCTCTCTGAAAATGCAAAGTTTGCAAATATTTTAGAAGCTCATAACATTACGTTTATCGGTCCAACAGCTACGCATATTCAAATCATGGGTGATAAAATAGAGGCTAAAAAAACAGCTAAATCTCTTGGGATTCCTGTCGTACCTGGTTCTGATGGTGCTGTAACTGAGGAAACAGACGCCTTACATATTGCTCAAGAGATTGGTTATCCAGTTATCATTAAAGCTTCTTCAGGTGGTGGTGGTCGTGGTATGAAAGTTGCTCATTCTGAAAAAGAACTTTCTATAGCTCTGCACACGGCCCGCTCAGAAGCAAATGCAGCATTCGGTGATGATGCTGTTTATATAGAAAAGTATCTAGAGAAACCGCGCCATATTGAAGTCCAAGTTATAGGAGATGGAGCTGGACATGCTATTCATCTAGGAGAACGTGATTGTTCGCTTCAACGACGTCATCAAAAAGTATGGGAAGAGGCTCTCTCACCTGCACTCAACGAAGAAGAACGCAAAAAAATTGGTGACATCGTTGCAAATGCTTGTGCAAAACTTAGATATCGCGGAGCAGGAACCATCGAATTCCTTTATGAAAACGGTGAATTTTACTTCATAGAAATGAATACCCGCTTACAAGTTGAGCATCCTGTTACGGAAGCTATTACAGGCATAGATTTAGTTCATGAGCAAATTCATATTGCATCTGGTCAAGGTCTTTCAGTCACACAAGATGACGTTCGCTTTTCTGGCCATGCTATTGAATGTCGCATTAATGCCGAAAATCCTATTAATTTTATGCCATCTCCTGGGCTCATTACACATTTTCATACACCAGGAGGATTAGGAATTCGTGTTGATTCAGGTGTCTACTCTGGTTATTATATCCCTCCTTATTATGATAGTTTGATTGGAAAGTTAATCGTTCATGGGCGGACACGCTTAGAGTGCATGATGCGTTTGCGACGTGCGTTGGATGAATTCGTTGTTGATGGTGTTAAAACAACATTGCCTTTGTTTCGTGATCTCATTGATAATCCTGATATTGAAAAAGGTAATTACAATATTCATTGGCTAGAAAAATATCTCTCCAACAAAGAAAGTTTTAACAGTGTAGAAAAAAATAACCTCTAA